From the Prochlorococcus sp. MIT 1223 genome, the window GGAAGTAGACTAGTTGGAAGACTTACCGCTGCTCAGGTAGTTAATTTAGAAGGAGAAGTGCTTGGTGAGCGTGATACCGCTATTGATCCAGAACTTTCTAGTCGTATTGAAAAAGCAAAGATTCAATCGGTAATGGTTAGATCACCTCTTACATGTGAGGCGAATCGTTCGGTATGTCGAAAGTGCTATGGATGGGCTCTTGCTCATAACCAATTAGTTGATCTTGGAGAAGCAGTTGGAATTATCGCAGCACAGTCAATTGGTGAACCTGGAACTCAATTGACAATGAGAACATTCCATACCGGTGGTGTTTCTACGGCTGAGACTGGTGTGGTTCGTTCAACGGTTGCAGGAAAAGTTGAGTTTGGCCCCAAAGCTAGATTGAGAGGTTATAGAACTCCTCATGGAGTTGAAGCACAGCAGTCTGAGGTTGATTTTATTTTAAATGTGAAGCCAAGTGGGAGTGGAAAAGGTCAAAGAATAGAAATTTCCAGTGGCTCTCTTTTATTTGTAGAGGATGGACAAGAGATTAATGCCGATGTAACTGTTGCACAGATAGCAGTTGGAGCTGTTAAAAAGAGTGTAGAGAAAGCGACTAAAGACGTTATCTGTGACTTGGCTGGGCAAGTTAGATATGAAACTGTTATACAACCTAAAGAAGTCACAGATAGACAAGGAAATATTACGCTTAAAGCTCAAAGGTTGGGAAGAATTTGGGTGTTAGCAGGAGATGTTTATAATTTACCTCCTAATGCTTTGCCTGTCGTCTCTAGTAATGTACAAGTAAAGGAAGGTCAAGTATTGGCTGAAGCTAGTCAAGCTTCTGAGTTTGGAGGAGAGATTCGTTTAAGAGATTCAATTGGCGATTCAAGAGAAGTTCAGATAGTAACTACTTCTATGACCCTGAGAGATTTTAAGTTATTGGAAGAGACATCTCATGCAGGTGAACTTTGGAATCTTGAGGCTAAAGATGGCACTAGGTACAGATTAAATAGTGTTCCAGGAAGTAAGATAGGGAATGGCGAGGTAATTGCGGAATTATCAGATGATCGATTCCGTACCCAGACAGGTGGATTAATTAAATATTCTCCTGAACTGACTATTAAAAAGGCTAGATCAGCAAAGAATGGCTTTGAAGTAAGTAAAGGAGGGGCCTTGCTTTGGATTCCTCAAGAGACTCATGAAATCAACAAAGATATCTCTTTGTTGATGATTAAAGATAGACAATGGATAGAAGCAGGAACTGAAGTTGTAAAAGATATTTTTAGTCAAACTTCTGGTATTGTTACCGTCACTCAAAAGAACGATATCCTTAGAGAAATTATTGTAAGAAGTGGAACTTTTCATGTTTGCAAAGATTCCAAGGCCTTAGATCGTTTTGACGGTGATGGTCAAATAATTAATCCTGGAGAGACCATAGCCAAAGGCATTAAAACTGATTCTATGGTTTTTGTTCAGACTGTTGAAGCAACTGAAGGCAAAGGTCTTCTACTAAGACCAGTTGAAGAATATTTAATTCCAGATGAAGCTCAATTACCAGAGCTGGAACATGTTAATCAACCCAAAGGTCCTTCTTTAGGTCTGAAGGCTACACAAAGATTGGCTTTTAAAGATGGTGAATTAATTAAATCTGTAGAAGGAATCGAACTACTAAAAACACAATTAATCCTTGAAACATTTGAAACAACACCTCAAATGACAGTAGATGTTGAATCTATTAAAGACAAAAAATCAAAAGCTATAGATAGATTAAGTCTAGTGATTTTAGAAAGCATCTTAGTTCGCAGGGATACTATCTCAGACTCTAGTCATGGCTCTACTCATACCGAGTTACAAGTAGAGGATGGACAATCAATTAACGCCTTAGATGTTGTTGCTACAACTCAGATCCTATGCAAGCAGGAAGGAGTTGTTCAGTTTCCTGAAGCTGGTGAAGGAGAGCCGATTAGGCGCTTGATTGTGGAAAGAGAAGAAGATACTATAAAAATTAAGTCCAACGACAAAATACTTGTTAATGTCGGCCAAAGAGTTGTCGATGGTGATTTGTTAGCAGAAAACCAACCTGTTAACTGTTGTGGTGAAGTTGAAAGTATTGCTAATAAGGAAGTTACGCTTCGCTTAGGGCGACCTTATATGGTCTCTCCTGACTCTGTATTACATGTTCGAAATGGAGAGCTAGTTCAACGTGGTGATGGTTTGGCATTATTGGTGTTTGAAAGACAGAAAACAGGGGATATTGTTCAAGGCCTTCCTAGAATTGAAGAATTGCTTGAAGCCCGTCGTCCACGAGAATCGGCAATCCTTTGTAAAAAGACTGGAATAGTTGACATTAAGCAAGATGACGATGATGAATCAGTAACTGTAACAGTGATAGAAGGTGATGATTCTATTTCTGAATATCCAATTCTGTTGGGTCGAAATGTAATGGTTATGAATGGGCAGGAAGTTGCTGCTGGAGAATTCCTAACTGATGGCCCTGTAAATCCACATGAGTTACTTGATTGTTATTTTGCTGATTTACGTGATAGGAAACCATTATTGGAAGCAGCTCAAGAAGCAATTGCGAAGCTTCAACATCGCATGGTTAATGAGGTTCAAAATGTTTACAAATCACAAGGTGTTTCTATTGATGACAAGCACATAGAAGTAATAGTTAGACAAATGACTAGTAAGGTTCGTATCGAAGATGCTGGAGATACGACTTTACTCCCTGGTGAATTAATTGAACTTCGTCAAGTCGAGGATACAAATCAGGCGATATCAGTCACAGGTAGTGCACCTGCTGAATTCACTCCTGTCCTTCTTGGAATAACAAAAGCATCATTAAATACTGATAGCTTTATTTCTGCTGCTTCTTTCCAAGAAACAACTCGTGTTCTAACAGAGGCCGCGATTGAAGGGAAGTCTGATTGGTTACGTGGGCTCAAAGAAAATGTGATCATAGGTCGTCTTATACCTGCGGGAACAGGTTTTAGTGGCTTCCTGGAAGAGCTCAAGGCCGAAGCAGGACCACATCCAGATATCCTTGCTGAAGATTCTGCAAGTTACAGACGTATGCAGAATTTACGTCCGGATTACACAGTTGAGATGCCTTCATCTCCATCTGCAAAACTAACATCAGTTTTAGATGATCCAAGTGATGCAGACTTGGAGGCTACGAGGAGTCGCCATGGTATAGATGCTTCTGCTAGTAATTTTGCAGCTTTCGTGCGTCCAGAAGATGATGAACAGTCTAGTGAGAATCAATCGCTTGATCTTTCAGCTCTTGAAGGACTTCAAGAAGAAGGACTCCTCTCAGATGAGTAAAAATTTTCTTACGATAAAATCTTTATTGCTTTAACATTATCTCAGGTTGGCTTTATAACTATTAATTAATGATTGAACCACCAATTATTCCCAAGAGAAAGTTACCTCGCTATGGCTTTCATAACCATACAGAGAAATTAAATGGAAGATGGGCCATGATCGGATTTATAGCCTTAATTCTTTTAGAGCTTAAACTAGGACACGCTGTAACGGTCTGGTGATTAATAGCCTGACCTTAACTAATAATACTTTACTTGGTTTAAGTGTTGAGGAGCTTGAGCAATGGGCTCAAGATGAGGGACAGCATGCTTTTCGAGGTCGTCAAGTTTATGATTGGGTTTATAAAAAAGGTGTGAGAGATTTAGATGAGATAAGTGTTTTACCTAAAGAATGGAAGCATGCATTGAGAAAAAAAGGGGTTTCTATTGGTCGTATGAGAATAGTTGAGAAACTTGAGGCCTCTGATAAAACAATTAAATTTTTACTTGAAACTAATGACTCTGAGTACGTTGAGACTGTTGCTATCCCAACTGATAAGCGTTTAACGGTTTGCGTCTCTAGCCAAATTGGTTGTCCTATGGGATGTCATTTTTGCGCAACAGGTAAAAATGGTCTTAGGAGGTCATTACAAGTTAATGAAATTCTTGATCAAGTACTAACTGTTAATGAAGTCTTTGGAAGGCGTTCCACTAATGTCGTTTTTATGGGAATGGGCGAGCCTTTACTTAATTTGGACACAGTATTGAACTCTATTCGTTGTTTAAATACTGATCTAGGTATTGGTCAACGTCGTATCACTTTAAGTACAGTAGGAGTTGCCGATACTATGCCGAAGTTGGCTGAAAGAGCACTTGATTCTTTAGGAAGAGTCCAATTTACACTTGCTGTTAGCTTACATGCCCCTAATCAAAAGTTGCGCGAGACTTTAATTCCTTCTGCGAGTCAATATCCATTAAAAAAATTGCTTGAAGATTGTAGGCATTATTTCTCGATCACTGGAAGGAGAGTGAGTTTTGAGTATATTCTCTTAGGGCAATTGAATGATAAACCTGAACATGCTAAACAGTTGGTTGAGCTGTTGTCGGGCTTTCAGAGTCATGTTAATTTAATACCCTACAACCCTATAGAAGACGAAGATTTTCAGCGTCCGACCATGAAAAATATGAATAGGTTTAAGAATTATTTACAAACAAGAGGAATTGCCGTCAGTTTTCGATCTAGCAGAGGGCTAGACCAAAATGCAGCTTGCGGCCAGCTTCGACGAAGACAAGAGTCTATACACTAAACATGATTAATTGAATTTATGAGTTTCTTAAGATCAACCTTATTGCCAATTTTGATTGTTGCCCTTTTTGGAGTAGCTTTCTTTGCTGTTAGTGCCAGGATTTGGCTCCCAGGGGACATGTTAGCTCCAGCTCCAATTAGTTGAGGATTGCTTAATTCCTCTTAGTATTGGCTCATGAGTGATGAAAAGGAAAAATCTTCTTTTGATGCTTTGGCCGGATTAGCCATAGATCCAGATGTATTGGCAAAAGAGTTGGATGCTGAAATTGTTGGTGATCCTCTGGATGATATTGCTTTAGATGAACTTGATGCAGACGATTCAAAGAAGACTGAAGAATGTGAGGCGGGCTTAAAATGGCTTCAAGAGGGCCATGAAGAAAGACTGCAGGGTTTAAGGGTGTTTTGTGAGTACCGCGACCCAAGATCTCTTCCTTTTCTGGTCCCTCTTTTAGATGAGCCTTGTCCTGTTGAACGAATGAGTGCTGTATATGCTTTAGGAAGAAATCCATGCCCTGCTGCAGTTGATATTTTATTAAAAATGCTGCATTACGACAGTAATGCTTATGTAAGACGGGCTACCGCCTGGAGTCTCGGTAATTATTCAAGCTCTCCAGTTATTGAACCTCTTGTACATTCATTACATAAAGATGTAGCTGCTGTGAGACTTTGGGCCTCCAGTTCTCTTGCGGAAATAGGTTCGAGTTCTTTGGAAAATGCAGATTATGCTGCTAAAGAGTTAATCCTTAGCTTGCAAATAGATGTTGAACCAGGGGTTAGAAGTAACTGTATTTGGTCTTTAGGGCGTTTATACACTCATTTAAATCAGCCCAGAAAGGATCAAATGATTGAATGTATTATTACAGTTTTGTTGAATGACCTTGAACCATCTGTGAGATATGAAGCTCGAATTGCTTTAGAGCAAATTGAGAATCCCCAGGTGCAAGAACGTTTTAGAAGCTTGATGATAGATGGACAGTTGATTTGAATTTGATGTTTTAAACACATCCTTGTAACAACTGCACCTCAAAGATTACTTTCTTTTCTATAACATCAGGAACTCCTACTCAAGTTGCATGCCCCAACGCACTCTGAGATTCAAGATCCGACAAGATGGACTTGTTGAAGAGACTGTTGAAGGGATGATTGGAGATTCTTGTCTTGAACTGACCGAGAAACTCGAATCTGTATTAGGGTGCGTTGATCAAAGAAAGCTTACTGGTGATTCCTATAAGGAAGAACAGGTTCAATCTCAATCCATTTCCATGGAAATTCACTGATGTCACATTTCAGCACGGTTAAAACTCAATTACGTAAGCGTGAACCTCTTTTTCAAGCTCTGATTGATTTAGGTTATCAGCCTCAAGAAGGAGAAAGACTTGTCAGAGGTTATAGAGGTCAAACAGTTAAAGCTGACTTAGCTGTAAAGATGAACAAGGGTGCAGAAATTGGCTTTAGATGGAACAAATCCAGTAATTCTTATGAATTAGTTGCAGACTTAGATCTTTGGCAAGAAACTGTTCCTGTTGAAAGATTCATTTCGCAACTCACTCAAAGATACGCATTAAATACTGTGCTTACTGCCACAGCTCAAGAAGGATTCCAGATTGCGGAACAGAAGAAAAATATTGATGGATCTATAGAATTAGTTGTAACGCGATGGGATGCTTGATTTGGAAAATTGATTTTTGATACCTCATCCGCATTTGAAGCAAAGTCATCTGAAGAGTCAAGTCTAAATGGAAAAGAGCCTGTATTAGGAGGAAAACTTAGATCAAAAGCTGTTTGGGTTGATGAATCAAAATGTATAGGCTGTACTTATTGTGGATGTGTAGCTACAAATACTTTTGCAATGGAATCTGAGTTAGGAAGAGCTAGAGCTGTTCGCCAAGACGGAGATACAACTGAAACAATTCAAGAAGCTATAGATACTTGCCCAGTTGATTGTATTCAATGGGTGAATTTTGAAGATTTAGAAGATCTCAAATCGAGTTTGGAAAAAAGAGATATTCGCCCACTTGGTTTACCTCCTTGGACTTGATTATGTTCAAAAGATAAATGTCAAAGTGAGTGATTCTTCTTATCTCAAGAATGTTCCTTGTCGTCGATTTGGCCGCACAGAAATATCTATGCCTGTATTGAGCTTAGGAGGAATGCGTTTCCAGCAAAGTTGGTGTGATTTACCTTTTGAAGAGATTGATTTAGGAAACCAAAGACTCTTAGCAAAAATAATTAGTTTTTCTAAATCCATTGGAATGCATCATATTGAAACAGCCAGGCATTATGGAAGTTCTGAATTACAACTTGGATTAGCTCTAAAAAAAGTATCTGATACGAACAGAATTTTACAAACAAAAATCCCACCTAAGGATAATCCTCATGACTTTGAGATTGAATTGGAATTGAGTTTTCAACGAATGCAATGTGAAAAGGTTGATTTGTTATCTATACATGGTATTAATCTTGATGAACATTTATTCCATGCGATTCGATCAGGAGGCTGTTTAGAAGTTGCCCGTCGGTGGCAAAAAAAAGGCAAAATTGGCTTTATAGGATTTTCTTCACATGGAACTACTGATTTAATTGTGCAAGCAATTAAATCTAATCAGTTTGATTATGTGAATTTACATTGGTATTTCATTAGACAAGAAAATGATATTGCATTGCAAGCTGCTAAAGAATTAGATCTAGGAGTTTTTATAATTAGCCCTACTGATAAAGGAGGTCATCTTCATACACCATCTAATAAATTGATTGACTTGTGTGCTCCACTCCATCCAATTGTATTTAATGATCTTTTTTGTTTAAGAGATCATAGAGTTCACACACTTAGTGTGGGAGTCTCACAAATAGAAGACTTTAATTTACATATACGGGCAATAAGTCTTTTAGACAAAGTAAATGAACTAGTCCCACCGATTGAAAATAACTTAAATCAAGCAGCTAAAAACTCTTTAGGTAGTTTATGGCTTTCGAGCTGCTTCGAGGGTCTTCCAACGTGGGAAAACACTCCTGGAAAGATTAATCTTCCTATTTTAATTTGGCTACATAATCTTGTCGAAGCCTGGGGTATGAAAGGATATGCAAAGGCAAGATATGGATTACTGGGAAATGGTAGCCATTGGTTCCCTGGATCGAATGCAGATTCCTTGGATAATGGGATTAGTGAAGAGGATTTGTTGAGTGTGCTCATTAATAGTCCTTGGTCAAAACAGATACCTGAATTACTAAGAAATCTAAGAAATCAAGTTGGAGGACATACTCAAGATCGATTGACTGACGCTTAACTTCCTAAAGGATTTTTAGCTGGTTTCCCAATATCTCTTGGATATTTGCTTGGACAAGTGCCTGTCGAGATAACTCTAATAACATTTCTTTCTCCCCTGTTATCAGGCAAATTAGTTTCTTGAATAGTTTTTATTTTGGCTTTTAGAATAATCAGAGATTTATTCAGTTGTTTTTCATCTTTCTGACTCCACTTACCACAATAAATAAGAGCTTGTCCATCTCTATTTAATAGGGGCACCAAGTATTCCGAGACAACTGGAGGAATTGCTACTGCTCGTGCAAAAGCTAGATCGTAATTATTTCTAAAACCTGATTTTTTACCTATAAGCTCTGCTCTTTGATTACATATGGATACTCTTGAAGAAAGTTTAAGTTCGGTAACCATTTTTTCAAGTACATCCGCTTTCCTTTTAATAGATTCTATGAGAGTGACCCTTGCTTCAGGCATTGCAATCGCAATGGCTAAACCCGGGAGTCCGCATCCACTCCCAACATCAATACAATTAATTAATTGACGGGGATTATGTAATTCTTTGTTGATAGGCCAGAGACTATCCAAAACTTGTGAGATCCAGTAATCATTTCCATAAATAAGACGAGTTAAATTAATTTTCTTATTCCAT encodes:
- a CDS encoding high light inducible protein, whose product is MIEPPIIPKRKLPRYGFHNHTEKLNGRWAMIGFIALILLELKLGHAVTVW
- a CDS encoding DUF2997 domain-containing protein, producing MPQRTLRFKIRQDGLVEETVEGMIGDSCLELTEKLESVLGCVDQRKLTGDSYKEEQVQSQSISMEIH
- a CDS encoding DUF1257 domain-containing protein — protein: MSHFSTVKTQLRKREPLFQALIDLGYQPQEGERLVRGYRGQTVKADLAVKMNKGAEIGFRWNKSSNSYELVADLDLWQETVPVERFISQLTQRYALNTVLTATAQEGFQIAEQKKNIDGSIELVVTRWDA
- a CDS encoding aldo/keto reductase is translated as MSDSSYLKNVPCRRFGRTEISMPVLSLGGMRFQQSWCDLPFEEIDLGNQRLLAKIISFSKSIGMHHIETARHYGSSELQLGLALKKVSDTNRILQTKIPPKDNPHDFEIELELSFQRMQCEKVDLLSIHGINLDEHLFHAIRSGGCLEVARRWQKKGKIGFIGFSSHGTTDLIVQAIKSNQFDYVNLHWYFIRQENDIALQAAKELDLGVFIISPTDKGGHLHTPSNKLIDLCAPLHPIVFNDLFCLRDHRVHTLSVGVSQIEDFNLHIRAISLLDKVNELVPPIENNLNQAAKNSLGSLWLSSCFEGLPTWENTPGKINLPILIWLHNLVEAWGMKGYAKARYGLLGNGSHWFPGSNADSLDNGISEEDLLSVLINSPWSKQIPELLRNLRNQVGGHTQDRLTDA
- a CDS encoding DNA-directed RNA polymerase subunit beta'; amino-acid sequence: MTSSSSKTPKTPKARKSTKSRKGSKSSKKALKKNIAPPLSKTPPPFRNRIVDKKGLKQLVAWAYKNHGTAATAAMADNLKDLGFKYATQAAVSISVDDLKVPAAKQDLLGEAEAQITATEECYRLGEITEVERHTKVIDTWTETNERLVDAVKKNFNQNDPLNSVWMMANSGARGNMSQVRQLVGMRGLMANPQGEIIDLPIRTNFREGLTVTEYVISSYGARKGLVDTALRTADSGYLTRRLVDVAQDVIVREEDCGTTRAILVKAEDGRYGSRLVGRLTAAQVVNLEGEVLGERDTAIDPELSSRIEKAKIQSVMVRSPLTCEANRSVCRKCYGWALAHNQLVDLGEAVGIIAAQSIGEPGTQLTMRTFHTGGVSTAETGVVRSTVAGKVEFGPKARLRGYRTPHGVEAQQSEVDFILNVKPSGSGKGQRIEISSGSLLFVEDGQEINADVTVAQIAVGAVKKSVEKATKDVICDLAGQVRYETVIQPKEVTDRQGNITLKAQRLGRIWVLAGDVYNLPPNALPVVSSNVQVKEGQVLAEASQASEFGGEIRLRDSIGDSREVQIVTTSMTLRDFKLLEETSHAGELWNLEAKDGTRYRLNSVPGSKIGNGEVIAELSDDRFRTQTGGLIKYSPELTIKKARSAKNGFEVSKGGALLWIPQETHEINKDISLLMIKDRQWIEAGTEVVKDIFSQTSGIVTVTQKNDILREIIVRSGTFHVCKDSKALDRFDGDGQIINPGETIAKGIKTDSMVFVQTVEATEGKGLLLRPVEEYLIPDEAQLPELEHVNQPKGPSLGLKATQRLAFKDGELIKSVEGIELLKTQLILETFETTPQMTVDVESIKDKKSKAIDRLSLVILESILVRRDTISDSSHGSTHTELQVEDGQSINALDVVATTQILCKQEGVVQFPEAGEGEPIRRLIVEREEDTIKIKSNDKILVNVGQRVVDGDLLAENQPVNCCGEVESIANKEVTLRLGRPYMVSPDSVLHVRNGELVQRGDGLALLVFERQKTGDIVQGLPRIEELLEARRPRESAILCKKTGIVDIKQDDDDESVTVTVIEGDDSISEYPILLGRNVMVMNGQEVAAGEFLTDGPVNPHELLDCYFADLRDRKPLLEAAQEAIAKLQHRMVNEVQNVYKSQGVSIDDKHIEVIVRQMTSKVRIEDAGDTTLLPGELIELRQVEDTNQAISVTGSAPAEFTPVLLGITKASLNTDSFISAASFQETTRVLTEAAIEGKSDWLRGLKENVIIGRLIPAGTGFSGFLEELKAEAGPHPDILAEDSASYRRMQNLRPDYTVEMPSSPSAKLTSVLDDPSDADLEATRSRHGIDASASNFAAFVRPEDDEQSSENQSLDLSALEGLQEEGLLSDE
- the rlmN gene encoding 23S rRNA (adenine(2503)-C(2))-methyltransferase RlmN; this encodes MINSLTLTNNTLLGLSVEELEQWAQDEGQHAFRGRQVYDWVYKKGVRDLDEISVLPKEWKHALRKKGVSIGRMRIVEKLEASDKTIKFLLETNDSEYVETVAIPTDKRLTVCVSSQIGCPMGCHFCATGKNGLRRSLQVNEILDQVLTVNEVFGRRSTNVVFMGMGEPLLNLDTVLNSIRCLNTDLGIGQRRITLSTVGVADTMPKLAERALDSLGRVQFTLAVSLHAPNQKLRETLIPSASQYPLKKLLEDCRHYFSITGRRVSFEYILLGQLNDKPEHAKQLVELLSGFQSHVNLIPYNPIEDEDFQRPTMKNMNRFKNYLQTRGIAVSFRSSRGLDQNAACGQLRRRQESIH
- the rsmG gene encoding 16S rRNA (guanine(527)-N(7))-methyltransferase RsmG, which gives rise to MSFNTPASKPSSSFWSQMNWHPSSEQMNQFLKLQSLLILWNKKINLTRLIYGNDYWISQVLDSLWPINKELHNPRQLINCIDVGSGCGLPGLAIAIAMPEARVTLIESIKRKADVLEKMVTELKLSSRVSICNQRAELIGKKSGFRNNYDLAFARAVAIPPVVSEYLVPLLNRDGQALIYCGKWSQKDEKQLNKSLIILKAKIKTIQETNLPDNRGERNVIRVISTGTCPSKYPRDIGKPAKNPLGS
- a CDS encoding ferredoxin; its protein translation is MIFDTSSAFEAKSSEESSLNGKEPVLGGKLRSKAVWVDESKCIGCTYCGCVATNTFAMESELGRARAVRQDGDTTETIQEAIDTCPVDCIQWVNFEDLEDLKSSLEKRDIRPLGLPPWT
- a CDS encoding HEAT repeat domain-containing protein, with the protein product MSDEKEKSSFDALAGLAIDPDVLAKELDAEIVGDPLDDIALDELDADDSKKTEECEAGLKWLQEGHEERLQGLRVFCEYRDPRSLPFLVPLLDEPCPVERMSAVYALGRNPCPAAVDILLKMLHYDSNAYVRRATAWSLGNYSSSPVIEPLVHSLHKDVAAVRLWASSSLAEIGSSSLENADYAAKELILSLQIDVEPGVRSNCIWSLGRLYTHLNQPRKDQMIECIITVLLNDLEPSVRYEARIALEQIENPQVQERFRSLMIDGQLI